TTTAACcatctttaaacaaaattatcCCTATCaaccataatattaaaaccacctgccaaATATTCTGGCAACAAGTCATACAGTATAAGTTGTGAGGTGGGGCCTCCATGGGCCAGACTTTTTTTGTACATGACATCCACAGAACACTGATCAGCGATTGAGATCTGgagaatttggaggccaagtcaataCCTTGAACTCTTATCATGCTCCTCAAACCTGAACAATTTGTTGCAATGTGACAGGGCACATTACCCTGCTGAAAGAGGCTACTGCCATTAGGGAATTCTGTTGCCATGAAGGTGTGTACTTGTTTATGTTTGGGAAGGTGCTACATGTCAAAGTAActtccacatgaatgccagaaCACAAAGTTATCCATCAGAACATTGCCCAGCACCTCACACTACACATTAGACCAGGCCACCTTTATgcattgctccatggtccagttctgatgctcacatgcccaATGTAATTCTTTTGGCAGTGCACGGGGTCAGCAAGAGTACTCTTACCAATATGCTGCTATAAAGCCTCATACGCAACAGGCTGTGATGCACCGTGTGTTCTTAAATAGCCAGCATTAAGTTTTTCTGCAAGTCTACAAAAGTAGCCCAGACTAGCCCTTACTCTGCATGCACATCAGTGTGCTCATGGGTGCCCCTGTCTcgactttaataggaacaccgtTACACCTGCTAATTCATGCCTCACGTATTGCATAATAGCAGTCCAGTACAGgccaaacatcagaatggggaaaaagtatgatctcagtgactttgaatGAGGCATGGATGTTGGTTGCAGACAGGCTGGTGTGAGTAGAAAAACTGCTCTTCTCCTGAACATTTTACACTCAGCATTCTCAATACTTTGCATAGACTTGTGAGAAGAAAATCCTGTGAGCAACAGCTATGCAGGCAGAAACAGCTTGTTGAAGAATGGCCAGACAGGTCATCAAtgaccattattattattgtttttgtttttgttggaaAGTATTACTGGAAAATACAAATATGCTCACACTCAGGCTTTGGCTTAAACATTATAGGGTTAAAGAGAATGTCTCTCTGTGCTCATTGTTTGTGAAATGTTCAGACAGGATATGAATGTAGAAGTATATGTATCAAGTATGCTCTTCATGTAGCAGGTCAAGTAATGCAgtgtatacatatttttttgttcCTGCCATTGTGGGAAGCATTAAGAGTGCAAACAGGCCTCTCTGGGCCTCTCTGGGGCCCACGAGTGTATGGCAGCTGCTGGTCTGCAGCACAATGGTGGGTGAAGGCGTGTGTAAGTGATAGGGTCTATGTGAAGTGCTGCTTCATTCAGACACACGCAGATGTAAGGCCTCtcacattacagaaaaaaaaatcaacatggaAGGTTTACTGTTCAGGACGTCACTCCTGTGGGACAACATAATGGATCAGAAATGTCAATTTCCATTGGGAATGCCAGTTTCCATCTCTTCTTAATTAAAAGGTCATGTGAATATTGATATTATTAAAGTTGTGGGATTTAATATCAATTTAACAGCACATGAGgcttgtctttttatttctttgcaaatTCCAATTTGCCCTTCTGATATTTACTGAAGATGAGTACGCTTGAGGTGTAACCTGTATATTTCTAATTTGAACAGTGGTTTGTGATACCTTCACCCCTGATCTGTAGAGGTTGTTGATgaactgatttgttttgtttttcttcacagttctCACAATATTTCTGTAACTGCTGTTTCATTGGGCAACCTGTTCCATGTCTGACTGGAACCAATTGTACACCAATTCTatctttttttctcactttctttctttctttctttctttctttctttctttctttctttctttctttctttctttctcaggaTATCCTAATTGTATTGTCTGCCCAGTGCTTGTGCAATGTCTCTGATTGATCTTCCTTCTTGTCTCAGCTTCAAAATAGCTTGCTTTTCTTCCATAGACAGTTATCTATTTTTCATGTTGGTTTATCCATTAAAAACCGGTGAAACCCAGGCATCAAAATGAAAGAAGACATTCAGGgctattaattgtttaaacaacCAGACTAACCTGGGCAACAGTATGAGCTGTCAATCAGAGGTTCCAAAGTTTTGAACACTTGATAAATGGGTGGGTCAAATAAAAGGTaccatgttttcatgttttgagtttaacacatctataaaAAAATATCCAGAAATGAAATGTCCAGTGTTCCAATACCTTTATAGGTGAATATACATTTGGTATGAATTGTATTATATGTATGTCAAACTATTATCAGGCAACGCATTAATCAAGAAtatatgtgttatatatttacaatttgtttaatttaattcattatgtAAAGATTTGTAAatgcaaaaacataaaatatataaagaaattctGATAAACATATATAGATATTGGACAGAAATATATAAGTAAAGACTTTATTGTAGCCTTATCCTGCATACTGACCTGATTTGAAGCATGACTGACCTCTCAGTGCCCAGTTTCTTATCTGTGTTTGAAATATTCATAAGAGTCGTCCCCCCGGATGTGCTGTAGTGGGAGGGTTTGGAGGTGGAGCGTGGCAGCTTGGGAAAGCACTTAGGTTTGATGAGAGTGGATGGCCTCCCATCAGCTCTCGCACGGCCACGCTGCTTCCACTCCATACCCTCTACAAATGCTCATATTGCACCAGCTAATCTCCAGCATGAATTACTGACCCTCTTTTAACATGGTCagctatttaaaaatatattaccaAAGAAAAGATATCTAAGAATAtcttaaaacataaaacatatttcATACTAATAGCATTCAGCATTAGAATTCAGAATTGAAAGACCATTACAAAGAAAAGCAATTTGTATCTGTGGATTTTGATACTATTCATTATAAAAGGAGGATGAGGTCACTGAGAAtcactcagagagacagagttttGCCACTCTTGTAAACAGTTCAAAGCAACAGTGCAAGTAATTTATGTATCAGTGAGTTCAGATGTGAGGGGAAATATTTGACAAAGGCTGGTTTTGGCTGACTCACAGGAGCACTCCTCTGCATGCACTCCATTTCCTTTGATACCAAGTCACTCCTCAAAgatcacacacatgcaattGTTCACCAAAAGTACTGGCCGCAGGAATATAGGATGTTAACAGGAAGTAATAACTCTCAAGAAAAAAGCGGATGAAATTATATGAATAACCACATCAATAAACAGTGAGTGTGGTCTACACATAAGAAACAGGGTGAAAGGAGGGGTCAGCTCTGCCTGTCTGCCATTAACTGTGGATTAGTGCTGGGCCTAACACTCATTAAAGACAGGATTTTCCTTACATCCCCTCAGGACCTGGTCatggtgttctctctctctctctctctctctcactcgctcacacacacacacacacctagctCACAGAACGTTGAAGTCCTGTCAGCCAATTCtgtaaacatgcacacacacacacactcagcactaTTAAGTAGGAGAAAAGTGACCCTTCGAATGTATAGTCTCATGAAGATATTATTTAATGGTTAATAATAAACCTAATCaaacaccacttttttttttttttattaattctgaCTAACTATATTGTTAGTCAGTTAGTAATAAGCCATTCATAATTTATCAAGATTTTGAGCTCATTTGTTAGAAAACAAGTACAAAACCAAAACATTGGCTTGTTTGTtgaaaggcagacagaaagaacgCCACTGCCCTCTGCTGTTCGATTACAGGTATTGATTATAATTGTATAAAGgctcttttattttactatttatttattatatggaCCAATATATGGGCTGAATGACAAATAAGAATGTCATTTTAACAGCCCAGCTGCTCAGTACATGCATCACTAAGGTCTTAGAACACTTACCCATAACATCAGGTACAAAACAAACAGCGCATTTCAGATGCACGTACAAGCTGTACAAGAAAAGAGCATCAGAATATATATTGGATATATAGTTTAGTGATTGAAAATTCTAAGATGTTTGGAGCATGACCTGAATTTGGTTGGGGAGATTAGATATTATTCCTGTTAAGGTTTCTGACAAGGCAACAGCAAACAGTAACAGCAGCAATGAATTTAGGGCCATGACTTTTAATGTCTCTCACAATTAGAAACTAGAAATCCCAAACTCTGCTttgcaaaataaatcaatacaaaatGGCCTTAATTTATCTTGTATTTCTTATTGTAAATAGGTACATTGAACAGTTCCTGTGGTAATGCACTTGCTATGCAGTCAATACTAGAAAGATTGTAATTTTATTGATagatttatgtatatgtaaaatgaatcagaatctCTTAGCAAAATGGTGGGAATGATTTTTGAAGGTTCATGAGATCCGTAAGGGTAACTGAATATTAACAGAAATTGATTTAGGGTTCTGTATAGAACCTCAAAGGGCTTCTCCAGAAGGACAACTCAATAACCCTTATGTATTCAAAATGTCCTAAGAGTATATGCAGTGATATTCTGAACTTAAAGAACTAGTTTTATTCGAACATAAAACATTTGgtttaatagtaaaaaaaaaattattaggcAGAACATTAAATTCTAAATTATAGTTTGGTGAGATCACTGTGGAAAGAATtaaacactgaaacattttctgtCCAAAAGTTTTCAATTCACATGTGGGGACTCAGTGGAAAGCTTGAATCattatgtgaaatatttattctgtataaTCATTCTGTTGTAGTTACAGTTATTTCAAGTGTAACAGTATGTCAATCTTTGATTTCTCTGATGTTAATGGAATGGAGACAAGGCTTCTTTATACAGAGGCCATCAGAGTAAATGTGTGGACTAAATTTTCTCTCTTCCCCCAAAAGTTAGGCCTgcagtttctctctttgtccctGTGGAaagctcaggaaaaaaaaatgctgcccACGATGTAAATATTAGCATTACTAGAAAAACTCTTTGTTTGACTTGGGCGCAGtctttacagtacatacacataaaGTACTTTGTGTCAATTTACACCACGACAATTTTCACCACGACAAGTTACTGAACTAGTTTGAAGAGAGACATTTATACAAACAGTATATTTCACTATGCCATTCATGGACAATCTACTTAGTAATAAACtgtaatttaactaaatgtgcAGTAATGTCTTCACAGACTGCCAGTGTGTGTCACAGGTTTTTGGAGCTGCTGAGTGTTGAATAGTCAGGTCTGTGTGCTGTGGAGGCAGTGGGGAGAGGGGCTGTATGAAAGAGCCGTTCAGCAGCTGGGTGAGCCTCAATTTGCTTCAAGCAGCTCTCAGAGAGGGTGCAGCATATCCTGAGAACACagcacagccacacacacacacacacacacacacacgaggagCCATGTGTCCCACGAGCTTGCCTCTATGCACAATGCGGCCTTATAAGATAGGGACGTGAAGTACACTCCAAGACAGCACAAAATGAGTTCAAGAAAAACATCCATGGAAAcgaaaataaaaacagtcagtGAGTTTGACTTCACTGGTCTCGCCGTCTTTTATTACACATGGTCCTTTATGAGGTCAGCGGTTAACACAGAATGATTAATGCTCCATGGCTTCATTGGGAATTTGTGACACAGCTAGCATCTGATTTTTACAAGTTTCTTACGATGAGGCACAACATAAAAATCTTGCTACATATTCAACCTGGTTGCATCACCATGGTCCCCACCTTCACCCCTCACACCACCCAACTCCACTTCAACAAGCTCTTCTTTAAGGCATGTGTTTCAGGGCCCCTATCTAACTCCAGTCACCTGGAATCATTCAGTCCCTACACAATTATGGTGCCCCTGGTTCTAAATTCCGCGTCTTAAAAGTTTACACATTTTTTGTGTAACCAATCAGCTCATTAACAAACCATTAACTAAACTGGCATGGTGTTTTAATGTAGTGAAAACATATCCTGTACTGCATGCCATATTCATAAGTCTGTGGTTAAGAACCACTTGTACACAATTGGCTTTGTATctctaataataaaacatttaaaagaatttgatacagaaacaaacatgttttcatAATTACTAAGACCAATATTACATATTCAAGTAAGGCCCAACAGTTCTGGATTCATAAAGTCGTTTTGCATCAAATTGCTAGGTGATTTGAATCCTGGAGAATTCGCACagctaaaatatttaatataacacCACTGTTCACAATGCCGAGtcacattaatttaattttattttatttgtaaacaaaAGTCATAAATACATAAGTACTGTCAATCTGTAAGAAAGCCGTGACCTTCAGTCAGTTGTAGATTGTTAGTTTATATGTTGTATGACTTTCATAACAATTTACTccttaatgtatttatattactcCATCAAAAACCCAGTCCTCTTTTGTGAAAGTATCTGTATCATTGTCTTCTAATATTAGTAAACCATCCTACCtcttgtattattgtattttattaatgaactatttattaacattttccaTTCACTATATATTCTCCTCACTTTACATACACCCAATCATCTGAAAACTAACGTTTAACTCACTATGTTATCAGTAACTGTATCTGCATGACAGCAGAcgcaagaaaaacagaaataataataaaaaaaacagttgtaattacCTTACGGGATGACCTGTTAAAATTTCacttttaattaattgtttaacAGTTCCTGTTTCAAGTTGTATCTAGAATCCATTAGGCTTGTGCAAAAGTCTCATTCTCTGGCTTTGAGTCCATTTTGTGTTCGGAACGCAAACAGTAAACGCACATTTATGTTGATTAAAAACACAGTTTTGTCCAGCATCACAAAATATCAAAAGAAACTATAAAAGACACAACAACAACTTCGATAAAGATGTTTGGCTTAAAGTGTCTCCAGGACTAAAAACAATAATCTAATTTacttatacaaataaaatcccTTTTCAAACACAAGCAGCAAATACAATTAATTAACCGTTCAGCTTCTTAATTAGTCGAACCAAACTGAATGCACTTTGATTAAAGCTAAACCATGAGGTAAATGCTGAAGGCTTACAACATCTGTGCTCCAGTGTGGTATTTATGCATTTGAAAATACATTCActgctctgtttaaaatgtttaacactagATTGCTACTAAAACTGAAAGTTAAAATCTGTAACATATGAAAAATTAAACTGTTTTTCTTCAAGCAAGCTGATAGATTTATTAACCAATGTCTCCTCACTGTCAACAAATCGATATCCAAATAGCTCCATAGTCGGCCCACAAACCTCTTGCACAACTTGGGCTAATTTGAAGGGTATACTGAAGCGCCACTTTTCTACCTGCTCTGAAGAGTTCTTCTGTGTAGAATACACTCCACTGGCAACCTCTGAAGCATGTGTGTTCTTAATGATCCATTCCCTCACGTGTGATGTGAATGGAACCCCAGTAAACCCGTACATCTCAGCCGCTTTCTGCATGGGGTATCTGGCAATGTCCTCATAGCGCACAAGCATGTAGCGATTTTCCAGCCAATCCGGTTGGCTCAAGCCCAGCTCGGCAGACTCACGGATTTGATTGCAATTTCCTTGGAGCCGTTTCACTTCTTCATCATCAATGGGTACCTCTCCATTTGCTGCCCAACTTTTCCAAGTCTGGTATTTGCTAGAGAAGGCTACCATTCTTGAGGCCAGGACAGCACGGGGGTCCCTCACCAGCTGTATGACCTTAATATCCAATCTAGGATCTTCCACTAGCAAACGGAGTGAGTCCAGCTGCCGAACCCTAACCGTCTTGATGGCCCTGTGCTTCTTCCTCAGACAGGACTGAGAGGCCAATGTGAAATTGAGAGGGCCACAGCGGCGCGTTCTACAGCGATATCTTTCAAAAACTTTCTTCTGCATCGGAGTGCACACCTGCTCTTCACACAGCGCCATGCTGGACTCACGGCGGAACAGAGCTGGAGTGACATGCTCTAGAGGAGGCGGGCTAATGAAGCTCT
The Tachysurus vachellii isolate PV-2020 chromosome 6, HZAU_Pvac_v1, whole genome shotgun sequence genome window above contains:
- the chst3a gene encoding carbohydrate sulfotransferase 3a, which encodes MNLHSYTYRLWRNFQTEACSRMRNKYVIFIICIVALVIIEKENNIISRVSDKLTHRQTQQTPDPLSFFNDSSLYDSEISINSTQLLDADQTGQKHILLLATTRTGSSFVGEFFNQLGTNMFYLFEPLWHVERTLSQDTGIPNSNISSIAYRDVLLGLFLCDFSLLESFISPPPLEHVTPALFRRESSMALCEEQVCTPMQKKVFERYRCRTRRCGPLNFTLASQSCLRKKHRAIKTVRVRQLDSLRLLVEDPRLDIKVIQLVRDPRAVLASRMVAFSSKYQTWKSWAANGEVPIDDEEVKRLQGNCNQIRESAELGLSQPDWLENRYMLVRYEDIARYPMQKAAEMYGFTGVPFTSHVREWIIKNTHASEVASGVYSTQKNSSEQVEKWRFSIPFKLAQVVQEVCGPTMELFGYRFVDSEETLVNKSISLLEEKQFNFSYVTDFNFQF